In Nomascus leucogenys isolate Asia chromosome 25, Asia_NLE_v1, whole genome shotgun sequence, a single genomic region encodes these proteins:
- the S100B gene encoding protein S100-B, which translates to MSELEKAMVALIDVFHQYSGREGDKHKLKKSELKELINNELSHFLEEIKEQEVVDKVMETLDNDGDGECDFQEFMAFVAMVTTACHEFFEHE; encoded by the exons ATGTCTGAGCTGGAGAAGGCCATGGTGGCCCTCATCGACGTTTTCCACCAGTATTCTGGAAGGGAGGGAGACAAGCACAAGCTGAAGAAATCCGAACTGAAGGAGCTCATCAACAATGAGCTTTCCCATTTCTTAGAG GAAATCAAAGAGCAGGAGGTTGTGGACAAAGTCATGGAAACACTGGACAATGATGGAGACGGCGAATGTGACTTCCAGGAATTCATGGCCTTTGTTGCCATGGTTACCACTGCCTGCCACGAGTTCTTTGAACATGAGTGA